From the genome of Flavobacterium luteolum, one region includes:
- the ribB gene encoding 3,4-dihydroxy-2-butanone-4-phosphate synthase, with translation MTSTELSPLIQFGISSKERVENALQQLKNGKGVLVTDDENRENEGDLIFSAQHITVQDMALMIRECSGIVCLCLTNEKADELELPYMVKENTSSFQTPFTITIEARNGVTTGVSAQDRVTTIKTAIAANAKPEDLAKPGHIFPLRANNKGVLGRNGHTEGSVDLMKLAGLQPEAVLCELMNEDGSMAKLDKIVSFAQEHDLVVLSIEDIIYYRKFVRDYN, from the coding sequence ATGACAAGTACAGAATTAAGTCCGTTAATACAATTTGGAATTTCGAGTAAAGAACGTGTAGAAAATGCTTTGCAACAGCTTAAAAACGGAAAAGGCGTTTTGGTAACCGATGATGAAAACCGAGAAAATGAGGGTGATCTTATATTTTCTGCACAACACATAACTGTTCAGGATATGGCACTAATGATTCGCGAATGCAGCGGCATTGTCTGCCTTTGCCTTACGAATGAAAAAGCTGATGAATTGGAACTTCCATACATGGTAAAAGAAAACACAAGCAGTTTTCAGACTCCTTTCACGATAACAATTGAAGCCAGAAACGGAGTTACAACTGGAGTTTCTGCACAAGATCGCGTTACAACTATCAAAACAGCTATTGCAGCAAACGCAAAACCAGAAGATTTAGCAAAACCTGGGCATATTTTTCCTCTTAGAGCAAACAACAAAGGCGTCCTAGGAAGAAACGGTCACACCGAAGGAAGTGTCGATTTAATGAAATTGGCTGGCTTACAACCAGAAGCTGTTCTTTGCGAATTGATGAACGAAGACGGAAGCATGGCAAAACTAGACAAAATTGTTAGCTTTGCACAAGAACACGACTTAGTGGTTTTATCAATCGAAGATATTATTTACTACCGCAAATTCGTTAGAGATTATAACTAA
- a CDS encoding Crp/Fnr family transcriptional regulator: protein MIYEQLGNSIRKSINVSDEDLETILSYFKLIKKGKNEILLAQGQISQETFFVAKGCLRIFFINEEGKDATRYIAFENQFATALVSFITKMPALENIQVVEKSELLSISHEDFNHLMKIIPQWREFYSNYLEKAYVNNANRLMSFTTMDALERYNQLLKINPAIVKRLPNKIVASYINISQETLSRLKSKV, encoded by the coding sequence ATGATATACGAACAGCTTGGCAATTCTATTCGAAAAAGCATTAACGTTTCTGATGAAGATTTAGAAACCATTCTTTCCTATTTTAAACTCATCAAAAAAGGAAAAAATGAGATTTTGCTGGCTCAAGGTCAAATAAGTCAAGAAACATTTTTTGTTGCAAAAGGCTGTTTGAGAATCTTTTTTATTAATGAAGAAGGAAAAGATGCTACGAGATATATTGCTTTCGAAAATCAATTTGCAACAGCTTTAGTTAGTTTTATCACCAAAATGCCAGCGTTAGAAAATATTCAGGTTGTGGAGAAATCGGAATTGCTTTCTATTTCTCACGAAGATTTTAATCATTTAATGAAAATTATTCCGCAATGGCGTGAGTTCTACAGTAATTATCTTGAGAAAGCGTATGTAAATAATGCCAATCGTTTAATGTCATTTACCACAATGGATGCTTTGGAAAGATACAATCAACTTTTGAAAATAAATCCTGCGATTGTAAAAAGATTACCGAATAAAATTGTGGCTTCTTATATTAATATTTCTCAAGAAACTTTGAGTAGATTGAAGTCTAAGGTTTAA
- a CDS encoding ankyrin repeat domain-containing protein, with the protein MKKNLFVSFAFAATLFVSAQQKNSLLDAAFWKTSPTVETVQSEISKGNNPAEANANAFDVTTLAINNDAPFATIKFLVEQPGNSVTKLTHDNRIYLHWAAYRGNTELVQYLISKGSDVNYEDSHGTAPADFAASNGQSAPAMYDAFFKAGLNPTKKYANGSNLLLLAIASDKDLKAAEYFSTKGMSLKDVDNDGNTAFTYAARSGNIPLLKKLLEKGIKPTDDALLFAAQGSRRDANTLETYKYLVEEVKIKATAQNKAGQNVFHFLAGKPNQTEIIQYFLAKGVDVNKADKEGNTPLMTAAAARDVAALELFLPKAKNINVQNLKGESALTFAVKNGSPEAVNLLLSKGADVNVKDKDGNNLGVYLVQSYRPAGREKAATDPFDAKAKLLQDKGLNLAVPQKDGNTLYHLAITKNDVSLLKKITDLKVDINAKNKDGLTALHRAAMTSKDDAILKYLVSAGAKKDISTEFDETAYALAKENELLTKNNISVEFLK; encoded by the coding sequence ATGAAAAAGAACCTTTTTGTTTCTTTTGCATTTGCTGCTACTTTATTTGTAAGTGCCCAACAAAAAAACTCCTTGTTAGATGCCGCTTTCTGGAAAACTTCTCCAACTGTTGAAACGGTTCAATCAGAAATCTCTAAAGGAAATAATCCAGCTGAAGCCAATGCCAATGCATTTGACGTTACTACTTTGGCTATTAATAATGACGCGCCTTTTGCAACTATCAAATTTTTGGTAGAACAGCCTGGAAATTCCGTTACAAAATTAACTCACGATAATCGTATCTATCTGCACTGGGCAGCTTATAGAGGAAATACAGAATTAGTACAATATTTAATTTCTAAAGGTTCTGATGTAAATTATGAAGACAGCCACGGAACTGCTCCTGCAGATTTTGCTGCTTCAAACGGACAGTCAGCTCCAGCAATGTACGATGCTTTCTTTAAAGCTGGACTTAATCCGACAAAAAAATATGCTAATGGGTCAAACCTTTTACTTTTAGCTATTGCTTCTGATAAAGATTTAAAAGCTGCCGAATATTTTTCGACTAAAGGAATGTCTTTAAAAGATGTGGATAATGATGGAAATACTGCTTTTACATATGCAGCGAGATCAGGAAATATTCCGCTTTTAAAGAAACTTCTAGAAAAAGGAATTAAACCAACAGATGATGCACTTTTATTTGCCGCACAAGGAAGCAGAAGAGATGCAAATACTCTTGAAACTTACAAATATTTGGTTGAAGAAGTAAAAATTAAAGCAACTGCTCAAAACAAAGCCGGACAAAATGTATTCCATTTCTTGGCAGGAAAACCAAATCAGACAGAAATTATTCAATATTTCTTAGCAAAAGGTGTTGATGTTAATAAAGCAGATAAAGAAGGAAATACACCATTAATGACTGCAGCTGCGGCAAGAGATGTGGCAGCTTTGGAACTTTTTCTTCCAAAAGCTAAAAACATAAATGTACAAAATCTAAAAGGAGAATCTGCTTTGACATTTGCTGTAAAAAACGGATCTCCAGAAGCGGTAAATTTACTTTTATCAAAAGGCGCTGATGTAAACGTAAAAGATAAAGACGGAAACAATTTAGGTGTTTATTTGGTACAATCTTATCGTCCGGCAGGAAGAGAGAAAGCGGCAACAGATCCTTTTGATGCAAAAGCAAAACTACTTCAAGATAAAGGTTTAAACTTAGCGGTTCCTCAAAAAGATGGAAATACTTTATATCATTTAGCGATCACTAAAAATGATGTTTCTCTTCTTAAAAAAATTACCGATTTAAAAGTAGACATCAATGCTAAAAACAAAGACGGTTTAACAGCTTTACACAGAGCGGCAATGACTTCTAAAGATGATGCTATCTTGAAATATCTAGTTTCAGCTGGCGCTAAAAAAGACATCAGCACAGAATTTGACGAAACTGCTTATGCTTTAGCAAAAGAAAATGAACTGCTTACAAAAAATAATATCTCAGTTGAGTTTTTAAAATAA
- a CDS encoding ribonucleoside-diphosphate reductase subunit alpha yields the protein MWWKNSESEQILNRGYLLKGETVEGAIDRICTAAAKRLYKPELKESFMEMIERGWMSISSPVWANMGTERGLPISCFNVHVPDKIEGITHKLGEVIMQTKIGGGTSGYFGELRERGSAVTDNGKSSGAVSFMKLFDTAMDTISQGGVRRGAFAAYLDIDHPDIEEFLKIKSIGNPIQNLFTGICVPDYWMQEMIDGDGEKRQIWAKVLESRQQKGLPYIFFSDNVNKNKPQVYKDQNLRINASNLCSEIMLPSTHDESFICCLSSMNLELYEEWKDTEAVKLAIFFLDAVLQEFIEKTEGNYYLSAANKFAKRHRALGLGVLGWHSYLQKNMIPFEGMEAKMKTTEIFKHISDKADKASQELARIYGEPELLKGYGRRNTTTMAIAPTTSSSAILGQTSPGIEPFSSNYYKAGLSKGNFMRKNKYLKKLLEEKGLDNEEVWRGIMLNGGSVQHMEQLTQTEKDVFKTFKEISQLEIVQQAGIRQKFVDQGQSLNLNIPAELAIKDVNRLMIEAWQQGVKSLYYQRSQSVSKELVTSLVSCSSCES from the coding sequence ATGTGGTGGAAAAATTCTGAAAGTGAACAGATTTTAAATCGTGGCTATCTTTTAAAAGGAGAAACTGTAGAAGGGGCAATCGATAGAATTTGTACCGCTGCAGCGAAAAGGCTGTACAAACCAGAATTGAAAGAATCTTTCATGGAAATGATCGAAAGAGGTTGGATGAGCATAAGTTCGCCAGTTTGGGCCAATATGGGAACAGAAAGAGGTTTGCCGATTTCTTGTTTTAATGTTCATGTTCCAGACAAGATTGAAGGAATTACACATAAACTGGGTGAAGTAATTATGCAGACTAAAATTGGTGGAGGAACTTCTGGTTATTTTGGTGAATTACGCGAACGCGGAAGTGCTGTAACTGATAACGGAAAGAGTAGTGGAGCAGTAAGTTTCATGAAGCTTTTTGATACGGCAATGGACACGATTTCTCAAGGTGGAGTTCGTCGTGGTGCATTTGCAGCTTATTTAGATATTGACCATCCAGATATTGAAGAGTTTTTGAAAATTAAAAGCATTGGAAATCCGATTCAGAATTTGTTTACCGGAATCTGTGTGCCAGATTATTGGATGCAGGAAATGATTGATGGTGATGGCGAGAAAAGACAGATTTGGGCAAAAGTATTAGAAAGCCGTCAGCAAAAAGGTTTGCCTTATATTTTCTTTAGTGATAACGTAAATAAAAATAAGCCGCAAGTTTATAAAGATCAGAATCTAAGAATCAACGCAAGTAATTTATGCAGTGAGATTATGCTTCCGTCTACGCATGATGAATCATTTATCTGCTGTTTATCTTCTATGAACTTAGAATTATATGAAGAATGGAAAGATACTGAAGCGGTAAAATTGGCGATCTTTTTCTTAGATGCTGTTTTACAGGAATTTATTGAAAAAACTGAAGGTAACTATTATCTTTCTGCAGCGAATAAATTTGCTAAAAGACACCGTGCACTTGGTTTAGGAGTTTTAGGATGGCATTCTTATTTGCAGAAAAATATGATTCCGTTTGAAGGAATGGAAGCTAAAATGAAAACAACGGAGATTTTCAAACATATTAGCGATAAAGCAGATAAAGCTAGTCAAGAATTGGCTAGAATTTATGGTGAACCAGAATTGCTAAAAGGTTACGGAAGACGTAATACAACCACAATGGCAATTGCGCCAACAACTTCATCTTCTGCAATTTTAGGGCAAACTTCACCAGGAATCGAACCTTTTAGCAGTAACTATTATAAAGCAGGATTGAGTAAAGGTAACTTTATGCGTAAAAACAAATACCTTAAAAAATTGCTTGAAGAAAAAGGGCTAGACAACGAAGAAGTTTGGAGAGGAATAATGCTAAACGGAGGAAGTGTGCAGCACATGGAACAGCTGACACAAACTGAAAAAGATGTTTTTAAAACGTTTAAAGAAATTAGCCAGTTAGAAATTGTACAGCAAGCAGGAATTCGTCAGAAATTTGTTGATCAAGGACAAAGTTTAAATCTTAATATTCCAGCAGAATTGGCAATCAAAGATGTAAACCGTTTGATGATTGAAGCTTGGCAACAAGGAGTGAAAAGTTTATATTACCAAAGAAGCCAAAGTGTTTCGAAAGAATTGGTAACTAGTCTTGTTTCTTGCAGTAGTTGTGAATCATAA
- a CDS encoding DUF2271 domain-containing protein has product MKSILKIALTSAFIFLVSFQSQAQSSKYKIMLQMNNYMGEGAYIVVSLVNSAGEYEKTLYVMGDDKKWYKSLKEWNKFHTQKNDDISAKTGASVTGGDRSVTTIEIENSKINKGYKLRFESAVEDQKYYVSDLEVPLTTEGLAEKTDGKGYIKYVRLNKI; this is encoded by the coding sequence ATGAAATCAATATTAAAAATTGCTCTTACAAGCGCTTTTATCTTTTTAGTTTCTTTCCAATCTCAGGCACAATCGAGCAAGTATAAAATCATGCTTCAAATGAACAACTATATGGGAGAAGGTGCTTATATCGTTGTTTCTCTTGTTAATTCAGCTGGTGAGTACGAAAAAACGCTTTATGTAATGGGCGATGACAAAAAATGGTACAAATCACTAAAAGAATGGAACAAATTCCATACCCAGAAAAATGATGATATCAGCGCTAAAACTGGAGCTTCTGTAACTGGTGGAGACCGCAGTGTAACAACAATCGAAATCGAAAATTCTAAAATCAATAAAGGATATAAACTTCGTTTTGAGTCGGCTGTTGAAGATCAGAAATATTATGTGAGCGATCTTGAAGTTCCGCTTACAACTGAAGGTCTAGCTGAAAAAACAGACGGTAAAGGTTACATCAAATATGTAAGGTTAAACAAAATATAA
- a CDS encoding ribonucleotide-diphosphate reductase subunit beta has translation MSIFDKRINYKPFEYPEVLQFTEAINKAYWVHTEVDFTADTQDFHAHLNLAEKTAIKNSLLAIAQIEVAVKSFWGNIYEHFPKPEFNGLGTTFAECEFRHSEAYSRLLEVLGYNDEFEKLLDVPVIRRRVDYLSNVLKDTKSQDNRKYMVSLILFSILIENVSLFSQFAILLSFTRFKGYMKNVSNIIAWTSIDEQIHANGGIYIINKIREEFPEYFDAETLELIRETVKESISVEAAILDWIFEDGAIETINKEDLVNFMKFRIDESLKQINIETIFNVAPEEYSKMTWFEEEVFANSLDDFFAKRPVEYTKHDKSITANDLF, from the coding sequence ATGTCAATTTTTGATAAAAGAATCAATTACAAACCTTTTGAGTATCCTGAGGTTCTGCAATTTACCGAAGCGATCAATAAAGCGTACTGGGTACACACCGAAGTAGACTTTACTGCCGACACGCAAGATTTTCATGCACATTTAAATCTGGCAGAAAAAACAGCAATTAAAAATAGTTTGTTGGCAATTGCACAGATTGAGGTAGCTGTAAAAAGTTTTTGGGGTAATATATATGAGCATTTTCCGAAACCTGAATTTAACGGTTTGGGAACTACTTTTGCGGAATGTGAATTTAGACATTCAGAAGCATATTCTCGTTTGCTGGAAGTTTTAGGATATAATGACGAATTCGAAAAACTATTGGATGTTCCTGTAATTCGCAGACGTGTAGATTATCTTTCGAATGTGCTTAAAGACACCAAATCTCAGGATAACAGAAAATATATGGTTTCGCTGATTTTGTTCAGTATCTTGATTGAGAATGTGTCTTTGTTTAGTCAGTTTGCCATTTTGCTGTCTTTCACAAGATTCAAAGGTTATATGAAAAATGTGAGCAATATTATTGCTTGGACTTCAATAGATGAGCAGATTCATGCCAATGGCGGAATCTATATCATTAATAAAATTCGTGAAGAGTTTCCAGAATATTTTGATGCAGAAACTTTAGAGTTAATTAGAGAAACAGTAAAAGAATCTATTAGTGTTGAAGCTGCTATTTTGGACTGGATTTTTGAGGATGGAGCGATAGAAACCATAAATAAAGAAGATTTAGTAAACTTCATGAAATTTAGAATTGACGAGAGCTTAAAACAAATTAATATTGAAACTATTTTTAATGTGGCTCCAGAAGAATATTCAAAAATGACTTGGTTTGAAGAAGAGGTTTTTGCAAACAGTTTAGACGATTTCTTTGCAAAACGTCCAGTAGAATATACAAAACACGATAAAAGCATTACAGCAAACGATCTTTTTTAA
- a CDS encoding Na+/H+ antiporter codes for MDNITVIIMLLFGVAFLSLVSKRYNFPIPIVLVLCGVVISVVPGLPVIALSPEIVFIIFLPPLLYHAAWHTSWSDFKQSIRPITFAAVGLVFFTTGLVAVSAHWLIDDMSWPLAFLLGAIVSPPDAVSATAITKGLGLNPRLIAILEGESLVNDASGLVAYKYALTAITAGNFVLWQAGLNFVLMSVLGIAIGLAVGYIMYYIHKRFVCDDIIEVTLTLLTPFASYLLAEHFEGSGVLAVVTTGLFLAARSGTIFSHESRIMTNTIWDVLNNILNGLIFILIGLQLRQIIAGISNYSGSSLFIWGAVISIVVILVRFLWVIPATILPRVISKKIREKEQFDYRNMIIFGWSGMRGVVSMAAALALPLMLNKTEEFPLRNLIIYLVFCVILSTLVIQGLTLPWLIKKLKIERYSILAEEYNIRNVIVSETIAHIEDNFSLLNDELLHNIKSKYEVKFNRLQKTELPANFFGNGKLLGGEIFNDFTKIQIDLLNVERAKLESMHKFGSVNEEIFRKIEKELDLEETRLWMEMYEEN; via the coding sequence ATGGATAATATTACCGTAATCATAATGCTGCTTTTCGGTGTGGCTTTTCTTAGCCTTGTTAGTAAAAGATATAATTTTCCGATTCCTATTGTTTTGGTTTTATGTGGCGTTGTTATTAGTGTTGTTCCTGGACTTCCTGTAATTGCTTTGAGTCCAGAAATTGTATTTATTATATTTTTGCCGCCTCTTTTGTATCATGCAGCATGGCATACAAGCTGGTCAGATTTTAAGCAGTCCATACGTCCGATAACTTTTGCAGCTGTGGGTTTGGTTTTTTTTACAACAGGACTTGTTGCTGTTTCAGCACATTGGCTTATTGATGATATGTCTTGGCCGTTAGCTTTTTTGCTTGGTGCTATTGTTTCTCCTCCCGATGCTGTTTCGGCAACGGCCATTACAAAAGGGTTAGGGCTTAATCCGAGGTTAATTGCGATCCTAGAAGGAGAAAGTTTAGTAAACGATGCAAGTGGTCTGGTTGCCTATAAATATGCGCTTACGGCAATCACAGCAGGAAATTTTGTTTTGTGGCAGGCAGGATTGAATTTTGTATTAATGTCGGTTCTGGGTATAGCAATAGGTTTGGCTGTTGGTTATATTATGTATTATATCCATAAAAGATTTGTTTGTGATGATATTATCGAAGTAACACTTACATTATTGACGCCATTTGCATCGTATCTTCTGGCCGAACATTTTGAAGGTTCTGGAGTTTTGGCTGTGGTAACAACAGGTCTTTTTTTGGCAGCAAGATCAGGAACTATTTTTTCGCATGAAAGCCGAATTATGACGAATACAATTTGGGATGTTTTAAATAACATTCTGAACGGTTTAATCTTTATTTTAATTGGACTTCAGTTAAGGCAAATCATTGCAGGAATAAGTAATTATTCTGGCAGTTCGTTGTTCATTTGGGGAGCAGTTATAAGTATTGTAGTGATTTTAGTTCGTTTTTTATGGGTTATTCCCGCTACAATTCTTCCTCGGGTAATTAGTAAAAAGATTCGAGAAAAAGAACAATTTGATTATCGAAACATGATCATTTTCGGATGGTCGGGAATGCGAGGTGTGGTTTCTATGGCTGCGGCTTTGGCACTTCCGTTAATGTTGAATAAAACAGAAGAATTTCCGCTTCGAAATCTAATTATATACTTAGTTTTCTGTGTTATTCTGTCGACTTTGGTTATACAAGGTCTTACGCTTCCATGGTTGATTAAGAAACTAAAAATTGAACGTTATTCGATACTTGCCGAAGAATATAACATTCGAAATGTTATTGTTTCAGAAACGATCGCACATATAGAAGATAATTTTTCTTTACTGAATGATGAGTTGCTTCATAATATTAAAAGCAAATACGAAGTAAAATTCAACCGTTTGCAAAAGACAGAACTTCCAGCTAATTTCTTCGGAAATGGAAAACTTCTTGGCGGTGAAATTTTCAATGATTTCACTAAAATCCAAATTGATCTATTGAATGTAGAACGAGCAAAATTAGAATCGATGCATAAATTTGGTTCTGTCAATGAAGAAATCTTCCGCAAAATAGAAAAAGAACTCGATTTGGAAGAAACCCGTTTGTGGATGGAAATGTACGAGGAAAATTAA
- a CDS encoding MutS-related protein, whose translation MKAYPDNVTKYSELYNKTNKKYNSISLLRLLSIFLFLFFMFYYIKTDQILYVTLAVLSFAGFIFFMRIHSRVSFQRLLAETLLKINQNEIAFLKREKTPFENGAEFIDFQHPYAYDLDIFGDHSLFQNLNRTASFIGKKTLAELLLHTLPETEILENQQAINELKTKIDWRQEFQALAILSQDSKQSYEAIKHWTSFTNNSLPKVLVALSFILPVTFFGFLATYFITSKTIILSYLTYVFIANLIVLGRAVKRIQSEIAKADNVANIIKQYSLLIEKIEHESFQSKKLIRLQEQLNFKNAKASQHLKQLSELFSRMDTINNFVTATLFNGTFLFNLHVLKALLKWKEDYASEMNHWVSIIGEIEALNSLANLAYNNEDFVFPEINSDYKIEFKNLSHPLLNPATRVGNDTQFHPQSFVILTGSNMSGKSTFLRSLGINMVLSGIGSVICASEAKVHPLPVLVSMRLSDSLSDSESYFFAEIKRLKQIMDALENQPAFVLLDEILRGTNSDDKRNGTIEVVKKIISKKAIGAIATHDIEVCLTTNEYPEILTNQCFEVEIQNNDLHFDYKLRNGICKNKSATFLMQKMGVI comes from the coding sequence ATGAAAGCATATCCAGACAACGTTACAAAATACTCAGAACTCTATAATAAAACCAACAAAAAATACAACAGCATAAGTCTTTTGAGACTATTAAGTATTTTCCTTTTCTTGTTTTTTATGTTTTATTACATCAAGACAGATCAAATACTTTATGTTACTCTAGCTGTTTTATCTTTTGCTGGTTTTATTTTTTTTATGAGAATACACTCGAGAGTGTCATTTCAAAGATTGCTTGCAGAAACACTTTTAAAAATTAATCAGAACGAAATTGCTTTTCTAAAAAGAGAAAAAACACCTTTTGAAAATGGAGCTGAATTTATCGATTTTCAACATCCGTATGCTTACGATTTGGATATTTTTGGAGATCATTCTTTATTTCAAAACCTAAACAGAACAGCTTCTTTTATCGGAAAAAAAACACTTGCGGAGTTATTGCTGCACACGCTGCCTGAAACTGAAATTTTAGAAAATCAGCAAGCAATAAACGAATTGAAAACTAAAATTGATTGGAGACAGGAATTTCAGGCTTTAGCAATCTTAAGTCAAGATTCCAAACAATCTTATGAAGCGATAAAACATTGGACTTCTTTTACAAACAACTCATTACCTAAAGTTTTAGTAGCATTATCATTTATTCTTCCAGTAACATTTTTTGGATTTCTGGCTACGTACTTTATTACATCTAAAACCATTATACTTTCTTATTTAACGTATGTTTTTATTGCCAATTTAATTGTTTTAGGAAGAGCCGTAAAGAGAATTCAATCGGAAATAGCAAAAGCTGATAATGTCGCCAACATCATAAAGCAATACAGTTTATTGATTGAAAAAATTGAACATGAATCTTTCCAATCTAAGAAACTAATTCGCTTACAAGAACAGCTTAACTTTAAGAATGCAAAAGCGAGTCAACATTTAAAACAGCTTTCTGAGTTATTTTCAAGAATGGATACGATAAATAACTTTGTAACAGCTACTTTATTTAACGGAACATTCTTATTTAATCTGCATGTTTTAAAGGCACTTTTAAAATGGAAAGAAGATTATGCGTCAGAAATGAATCATTGGGTTTCTATAATTGGCGAAATTGAAGCGTTAAATAGTCTAGCTAATCTAGCTTACAACAATGAAGATTTCGTTTTTCCTGAAATCAATTCTGATTATAAAATCGAGTTTAAAAATCTAAGCCATCCGTTATTGAACCCCGCGACAAGAGTTGGAAATGACACTCAATTTCATCCACAATCTTTTGTGATTTTGACCGGATCTAATATGTCTGGGAAAAGTACATTTTTAAGAAGTTTAGGAATCAATATGGTATTGAGCGGAATTGGTTCAGTTATTTGTGCATCAGAAGCTAAAGTTCATCCACTTCCAGTATTAGTTTCAATGCGATTATCCGATTCTTTATCAGATTCTGAGTCATATTTCTTTGCTGAAATCAAACGTTTAAAACAGATCATGGATGCGCTTGAAAATCAGCCTGCTTTTGTTTTATTAGATGAGATTTTAAGAGGAACAAATTCAGACGATAAAAGAAACGGAACAATTGAAGTAGTGAAGAAAATAATTTCTAAAAAAGCAATTGGTGCAATCGCAACTCACGACATAGAAGTTTGTCTAACTACAAATGAATATCCTGAAATTTTAACCAATCAATGTTTCGAAGTTGAGATCCAAAACAACGATTTACATTTTGATTACAAACTCCGAAACGGAATCTGTAAAAACAAAAGCGCAACATTCTTAATGCAGAAAATGGGGGTTATTTAA